Sequence from the Bicyclus anynana chromosome 2, ilBicAnyn1.1, whole genome shotgun sequence genome:
TGCAGCTGCAGCGCGAGGCGGGCGAGTGGGGCGCCAACTACCGCTTCTGGTCCTGCGCCGACATCGACATCGTGCCGCGTGAGTCATACACATACACTTCACGTGCGACAACTGCACGCTGCAGCTGCAGCGCGAGGCGGGCGAGTGGGGCGCCAACTACCGCTTCTGGTCCTGCGCCGACATCGACATCGTGCCGCGTGAGTCATACACATACACTTCACGTGCGACAACTGCACGCTGCAGCTGCAGCGCGAGGCGGGCGAGTGGGGCGCCAACTACCGCTTCTGGTCCTGCGCCGACATCGACATCGTGCCGCGTGAGTCATACACATACACTTCACGTGCGACAACTGCACGCTGCAGCTGCAGCGCGAGGCGGGCGAGTGGGGCGCCAACTACCGCTTCTGGTCCTGCGCCGACATCGACATCGTGCCGCGTGAGTCATACACATACACTTCACGTGCGACAACTGCACGCTGCAGCTGCAGCGCGAGGCGGGCGAGTGGGGCGCCAACTACCGCTTCTGGTCCTGCGCCGACATCGACATCGTGCCGCGTGAGTCATACACATACACTTCACGTGCGACAACTGCACGCTGCAGCTGCAGCGCGAGGCGGGCGAGTGGGGCGCCAACTACCGCTTCTGGTCCTGCGCCGACATCGACATCGTGCCGCGTGAGTCATACACATACACTTCACGTGCGACAACTGCACGCTGCAGCTGCAGCGCGAGGCGGGCGAGTGGGGCGCCAACTACCGCTTCTGGTCCTGCGCCGACATCGACATCGTGCCGCGTGAGTCATACACATACACTTCACGTGCGACAACTGCACGCTGCAGCTGCAGCTGGgctattcttttttttctgttgtaaagtaccaatttgcaGAATAGACCTGTTGATGGCGTACCTATTGTAGGAGACACACCGGACTTGACTTGGCTGTAAAGCATCGTTGTGGTACTTCTACAAAACTGGGGGTAATGTAAAATCTGGTACGGAGATGTCGCAGTTCACGGCCTCTGGTAGAGGTGGCAGCAATTTTTAGTTTCTTTGCAAACCCGCCTAATCCGAAGAAAACTACATGTACAGCATATAACATGTGTTTTATATTTGTGAGTGTGATGTGTTTTTCATAACGGTTTTTTTTGGGATGGTATCTACTTTTTAATGCGGTATCCTGAATTAGTAGTCAGTGTCTTCAAATCCGTTGTGCCTCAGAAACCCTCATGTAAGTTGGTACCTGTATGTTACTCGTCTAATTAATCGTTTCCTTTCGTCACTCTCCAGGCAAGAAGTTCCACGAGACGTGCTCCGGGCGCGGGTTCCACATCCTGGGCCGCTGCAAGTGCCACAAGATGCACAGCGGGCCGCGCTGCCAGTTCGCCGACGAGTGCGGCGAGGACAACGACTGCGGGCTGCGCGGCAAGTGCCTCGACACCAACGCCACCGAGGCGCCCGCCAAGCAGTGCTACTGCCCGCTCGGCTTCTACGGGAAAGGGTGCAACAAGAGTTAGTCACTTCACCTCTATAGTCATTAGCGAATactcgcgacttcatccgccctcaGACCTCCATAACCCAGCCAGgtcgcaaaatcctttcttatcgGACGTCTTGTGGGTTTTTGTGACGTTTTGATTCATAGGCTCAATGGTTAGATAAACGGCTTAGTTAAGTTACAGCGTTAcagtctactaactataaactacctgcCTGCCTTTCATCTTAGTACGTCAAGCAGTTTCGATATTTAGGAataagtgacctttcgcttttatctAATTAGAAGATAGTTTGACCTTGCAAATGGTAAATAGAAATAGGTACATCTCCTATCAAACATGCAATATTTCGCAGTTGCAAGTTGCAACATCTTCTACAAAGTGAATGACATAGCCTGAGGCGTACGTGATATTCCTGTGTACATGTTACTCACGTAAGTAACTGTTATTACACCGGCAACAATAGGTACTTCAGACAGGagagcaatgctgcttggcggcTAAAAAAAGCGTGGCGTTAGTACTTCCCCGGATGAACTCTTTCGGATCCACAAAAAATCAATATTCGAGTTTTCCTTTAATAAACTATGAGCCAAAAGTGGAAGAACATCGCAACGTATATCATAGCAACCATCACGACCACTCTACAGCTAGAGTGCACGCATTAAGAAGACTTCATCATCGCCATTAATAACCCACCTTCAAAATCCTTCAAAAACTCAAACAAAACAAGTTACATAGGTTTTACCTGTGTAACTTGTTGTGTTATTGATAAAACAAAAGAACTTCCTCGCGTATAGGTCACCTTATGCTCACATCATCTAAACTTTTAGAAAAGAGACCGAAGAGAATCGTTATAATGTGTTGTTAAATTTTCAGAAGCACCATGGAAGGATAAAAACATTAACTTGGCGGTGTACAGCAAGAAGCAGTTGTCGAAAGAATTTGCGCTGTACTGGCGCGTGTTGAAGGAGGAAGCGGAGGTCGAGGTCATTATGATGGTCAACGGGACTTCTTATGCCGGTAACATATACAGCAGATGATGCTGTCAGTTAATAGTAAATACCTATACTAGTTGATGAATTTAATGGGAATCAAAAAATGCTGAATAACTCTATAACTACAATATTTTAGAGGCTCCCTTAAAGTTCGACTTATCGAGGACTGTTTTTGCATTTTTGGTGATGTTTTTGCATTTTTGATGATTAGTAGTATTAAGTATTCTGTGATTTTACCGTAACAAAAATAACTAAGTTGGAGAAATTTTCGTATGGCATCGtcgtaattaaaaattttcaattacagCTCTTGGATGGCGGCCTAAAGGACTGAAAAAAGAATGCAAAAATTTCCCTGTGCTAGGTCCACCAGTAAATATGCGTGAGTTATCtttcatttttgatttatttactaacaaataataagatgtttttttaaaaaaagttttattatgcATTTCCAAAcaacaattataaattttgaaaaccatTAAAATTTCAAGCCAATACACCAGCGCCTGAACCACTCCCCGAGCCAGAACCAAAATCTGAGCCAGAGTCTGCTCCGGAACCAAAGGCTGAGCCTGAACCAACACCAGAGCCAAAAGCTGAACCAGAACCTTCCCCAGAACCAAAAGCCGTACCAGAACCTGCTCCAGAACCCAAAGCTGAACCAGAACCGGCAGCAGAACCAAAACCAGAACCTCAATCAACGAGTCCACCAGATGTAATTAACATGACTGAAAACGATAACAGAAATAAAAGGGTAGCGATGCATACTTTAGATgggtttgattttaaaaatcttggaAATGATGTTACAGTCAAAACCAGTGTTTCATATAAAGTGTCAAGTTCTAAAGGTAAGAAATATGCACTTTTAATACTTACTGTTGTTCTATTAATTTTACAAGTTATAACtgcataaatcttataaaatatcTACTCTCTATGAATACCAAAAATGAAtactgttttaattaatataattatatatactataattGAGTTACATAAAATACTAgtcaatttattgttatttggtTAAAACTGGATTAAAttgattattgttttgttttaggtCGAAAAAAACGTGCCACATCAGAAAATGAGAAACCGAGTAAGCATTTTTCGTAACATAACCTAAATGATGTACCTACCACACAATTACGTTTAACAAAAGTGCTAAACAAACACAAAGCTGACAGccacacacatgcacaaaaaatttaactttcAGACTAACTTTGTATAAACACTTATGTATAGACAAAAATGCATGGTTGTTATTTTTGCAGATGTGGAAACATCGACTATTCTAAAATCAGACAACAACGACCCAGTCCCTGAACCCGAAACTACCCCAGAACCAGAACCAAAGTTAGAACCAAAGCCTAAACATAAGACCTTTAAACCAAAGCCTAAACAAATGACTGAATTAAATGATAGTCCCAAAATAAAAACCACGTCTCCCCCAGATCCTACGTCTGAACCAGAACCGAAACCAGAATCCGCTCCACAACCTAACCCAGAACCCGAACCAACTTCTGAACCAGAACCCACTCCAGAACCAAAGTCAGAGCCAGAGCCAGAACCAAGTACAAAGCCAGAGCCTAGCCCTGAACCAAAATCAGAACCTGAATCAACTTCTGAACCTGCACCAAAAGTGAAATCCTCTCCTGTACCAGAAGCAGAACCTGAACCGAGTTCAGAACCAAGTCCAAAACCGGAACCTGAACCCATTCCTGAACCTAAATCTGAGCCTCAACCTACATCTGAACCTGAACCAGAACCTGAACCAAAACCTGAACCAACATCTGAACCAGAACCCACTTCAGAACCCGAACCAACTCCCGAACCTGAACCCAATGCAGAAGCGGATTATGAGAATCTGCTAGTGATGGGACTTTCCGAAGAAACAGGTAAAGCACCCGCTTCGCAAATAACATACTTAGCAATACGGAGACTATAAAAAATCTTCATAGTTTCAGTTTTAATGTCTCATTCATATTGCTTTTTATGTTGTGTTGTAGCATAtagagataatatttttattaccataTTCTAAAGCTCATATGTCAtactaatcaataattattgatGAAGCTATTTTATGttagaaaactattcaaattaatggcttattcaaaattatcaagtaatcAGAAGTTTATAATCATTGCTTACATTGAACCTAGATCTCACGATTGGCTTTATTTGAGTTTCcttatttgtttgcatttcaATAAAAGGCTTCACCATATCCTGTTATatttccattaattattttttaatcatgcTGTTTATTGAtttcatacaataaaataattaacttagaACTGCTTCTGTTAAGTTAAATTCTATTTGTAGTTCAcgcttcatatttttttttattttatgctttaatGCTTCTGCGGATTTCGACTTTCTCTTGTCCTTCCTTCTTCCCACTGTTTCTCCTATAACTCACCTTTCTCTATCTTCTGTGTACTTtcttataattttcatttcattgtcTGACTTTCAAATTATCTATTCACTATGTTACATGTAAATAgactaatttttaatatttttctttagcaCACTCATTGTTCGactaaataaaatcatcaattttattACTACACTACTGACTGAATCATCAACTATCGCGGGACTGGGGTAACAAAAGTCTTCGTGTCTTcaatcttttataataaaattcataacCTATTCACAACTACTAAATACTAGGTTATTTTCTCTTGCATTCATAAAATCATTTgtgaaatgatttttattattcttgtgTCATAACATATCGCAAAATGATTTTCATGCTTAACTACGGTTCTAAGATTATAGAGAACATAGACAGTAGTACGAATTTGGATGACTACCTTTTCTGTATACACTGAATTTTAGTCTCGCATTGTAATTATTGGACTACATTGTTTAatgtttgatttgattgatttctTGGGTTTGATCAAATTTTGGGATTTAAAAGTTCTTACAGGATCAGTTTAAATGAGATATTTCTATAGTTCTGGCATTACAGGCTATTTCCCTTCGCACGAATATGCACCAAAGTTTGACTTCAACCCCATGGACTGCACCGACATAGTAATCGGAACCGCCAAAGGAAGCTATCATCGGGTTCTTGACTATTATACAAGAGAcaggtaattattatttggcATTGCCATTTCAGTACTTCGGGATTAATACTTTagatatatttcaataaaagaagaagaaaacgaTCAACTGATTATGAATTCGATAGGTAACTCTTAtcagttaaattaaaatcaatttcgtAACGTAAGATAGCAAATTAGACTCTAAATCGAAATTAATTATggtagtttataaaataaaatatttcaggtCAACACCGCGTGTGGATACGTTCTGGGGAGGACACGATGACATCACAGCCGCTTCTGGTTTCGAAGACAACGGAGTAACCACCATCATGTTTAGAAGGAAAATCAAGGTTAGTTTGAATTaagaaaaagtattaaaatacataaaattttcatcgtcatcatcattataatcatcgtAAGGCCATCCACTGCAATATATGGGGGGGAATGGAATGGTCTTAAGTCCCGGGCTTTGTTCAGAGTTTAACTATACCAcgcggcacctgcacggtgaatccatgcaGTGCTAACATATTCGTCTCTGTTACCGTAAACGTATTCTTTATTCTTTCATCTTCAtgttttacttaaatattttttattatctcagGCCAAAGAACCAACAGACCATTCGATCGTGGACGATCAGATGCACGTGATATGGGCTCGAGGACAGGAGTACGAGCACTACGTGCACTCCCCTCCCGCGGGCATCAGCAGGGGAGACTTCTACCGGCCCGACGAGATCAAGTACCACGGCCACGGCTCGCAGAGGGGAGTCGCTTCTATTAACTTCTTCGGTATGTACTTCAATTAAAGACAGGGATTTTAAATCTTCTTCTTTCAATCGTGGTTCGCTTTCCGGTATAAACTCGCCTACTCTGCCCAATCTTGGGCATCAACAGGGAACAATCATTTCACGAATTGAAAATTTGATTGCaagaattatttttatgcagATCGACAAACCCGAGAGATCTTTTGATCCAGTCTCGACATTTTAGTGGGAAATGTTGAAGGGATTCTGCGATGTCTTAATCGACAGAATGTAGAACAACTTCGAggataaatagatattttattattcaaatcatCTCTTTAGGTTGTTAGCGATACATTCTTCATTCCTTATTTTTAGAGGGAAAAGCATTAAATAACACATGCTACTACAAGGAAGACAACACAGACCCTCTGGAGGTCAAAACCCCCTCAGACCTTACAACCACCTACCTGCTTTGGAGCAACGTGGGTCTAACCTTCAAACTTCCTCTCCTATGTAGCTTATAGGAGAGGAAGTTTGGAGGTCCTTTATGAAGATTATAAATAATGTGGTGTGCCAAAATAAAGTTGTTTCCTTTTCTTACTGTGGTGTGCCAACTGTTTTATAAGttgatgttttgtttatatttgcaGAAGAAAAGAAGATCGCAACGTACGGCGGCATCCAGTCGCTCGACAACGACAAGTGCGGCGCGCAGTGGAAGTTGCCCACGGACTGCAGCGTCGCCAACAACACCTGCGACTTCGCCGCCTCCTGGGAGTACCTGGGCCAGACGCGCGGCAAGGACTCCGTGCGCTTCACCATACGGACGAAGATGGGCAAGTTCTGGACCGGCATCGGGTTCAGCAATGATAAGAAGATGGTGATTACAACTCCTTTTAActaatttctatttttaattttaattgcttCATAATTCTCGTCGTTAGCTAGTTTGGATACCGATATTGAGGCCTTGGGTCCTTCTTCTAGGTCAAGCTAGCCGTATGCTAGGTATATCAAGCTTTTAtttgtgcaaataaataaattctgttaaatctttattaaaatttttggagTTGGTAGAGTTACACCATCGTGTCTgggagcacgttaagccatcgcTTCTGGCGTTTATCATGAACCTCTGACAATGATCGTAATAGACAGAAACATTGCTATCTTAGCCAGGGTCAATCTTACCTTCAAATCCTCTCTCGTTTCAGGAGGTATCCTTGGCCCTATGGCATaaaatagtatagtagtagtaatgatgatgatggtttccTTTAGTCGCAAACGGATGCAGTGATCGGCTGGATAGACCCGCGCACCAACCGGCCCTTCCTCATGGACACGTGGGTGACGGGCTACGCGGCGCCGCGCCTCGACCCGCGCCAGGACCTCAGCGCTGTCAGCGGCTCCGTGGTGGACGGCGTCACCGTGCTCAGCTTCGTGCGCAAGCGCGACACCGGCGACACCAAGGTGGGTTCGGTTGCGTCAGTCGCAAGCGGTCCCGGTGACCGGCTGATGATCCGCATCTATTGCAGGAGGTCCTCCTCCTTGTGCCGTGTCTCATTACTGAGAGTTGTGACCTCTATTACTATTCCTGCATTATGTATTTTTTCCGCACTATGTCGCACCATGGGAATCGGCTTCTCACTTCTTGTATTGTGTGTGCTTTTGTATGGTTCGTGTTTTATCTGATCAACCCATCGGGATACGGGTCCTCGAGAACTTTTTCTTTCCAttttgccagtgataacaagtttctcAAAGTTATCCTACTTTTATCCTGGCAATGTGACAAAAGTACTGGAGAATTTAAAGCAATTAGTGGATAGTCGTTTCAACGCCGATGCATTGGTTCTGTGGCGATGcattaatatttaggttatataataattgtaagttatttataactctttaagCTGCATTGTACAAAAACCACGCAACATTCCTTTGTGTTAGAATTACGTAACGTCGATGGAATGTCAACCCTTGTTAAGTGCTTCACACTTAGCCAATAACAGTTTCGACGTATAGGCGCCAGTTCGATTCTCCAATGACAGCCGTTATATTTCGGGATACAATAATcctttgtttgtaaagtattataaatacttaatcttgGCCCCACTTGGGCAGAGTacgttaaacggcttaaccggctaccacgcttacggctaaatcgcggctctcatttcaacgtcataaatgcgtcacatacgcattcgattcatctttgttatttagtttgtacattctatttttagttctattccgtgtacaaatattaaatatacctttttatattaattatgggagTTTAATTCATACACCACGCGCGCTCccataaagtggtgaccccgacaacagacataaagtggtgaccccgacaacagtcataaagtggtgaccccAAACATAGTCATAAAGTGCTTTCGAATAgtcagtaattaataaatagacaATGTCCGAACGCGAAGAACAATCGGTTCAAGCTGTGCGCGTTAAAGTGCCACCCTTTTGGCCCGATGAACCGGCGTTATGGTTCGCACAACTCGAGGGTCAATTTGCGCTCGCGAACATAACCGTCGACGCGACCAAATATAATTACGTTATCGCGAACTTggacataaaatatatcacTGAAATAAAGGACATCATAAAAAACCCGCCGGCCGCTGACAAGTACGAAAAAGTGAAGGCGGAGTTAATTGCTCGGTTATCTGTGAGTCAAGAGCTAAGGGTTCGTCAACTTCTGACCCACGAAGACATCGGGGATCGTAAACCGTCTCAATTTTTGAGACATTTACAAAATCTCGCAGGCCCTAACGTTCCCGACGACTTTGTCCGTTCCCTGTGGTCGAGTCGCCTACCGACTCACATTCAAGTGATCCTCGCTTCGCAGCAAAAGAGCACGTTAGAGGAACTCGCAAAGCTAGCGGACACCGTAAGTGACGTCATCGGAACACAGCAAGTGCACGAGTTGGCCGCACCTACCGCAAACAATGAGGTATGCGAACTCA
This genomic interval carries:
- the LOC112052001 gene encoding uncharacterized protein LOC112052001 isoform X2 encodes the protein MKMALGVTLVCLCVWSVFVCVDGHVALTYPPARKYDLDFLDNSRTKPPCGMPKGSIRTSFLAGSTFTVHWHLAYAHRGGFSLRILDYLERPLLDLTPRAGGSEFVRDDPTAQQYEVRLPGDFTCDNCTLQLQREAGEWGANYRFWSCADIDIVPRKKFHETCSGRGFHILGRCKCHKMHSGPRCQFADECGEDNDCGLRGKCLDTNATEAPAKQCYCPLGFYGKGCNKKAPWKDKNINLAVYSKKQLSKEFALYWRVLKEEAEVEVIMMVNGTSYAALGWRPKGLKKECKNFPVLGPPVNMPNTPAPEPLPEPEPKSEPESAPEPKAEPEPTPEPKAEPEPSPEPKAVPEPAPEPKAEPEPAAEPKPEPQSTSPPDVINMTENDNRNKRVAMHTLDGFDFKNLGNDVTVKTSVSYKVSSSKGRKKRATSENEKPNVETSTILKSDNNDPVPEPETTPEPEPKLEPKPKHKTFKPKPKQMTELNDSPKIKTTSPPDPTSEPEPKPESAPQPNPEPEPTSEPEPTPEPKSEPEPEPSTKPEPSPEPKSEPESTSEPAPKVKSSPVPEAEPEPSSEPSPKPEPEPIPEPKSEPQPTSEPEPEPEPKPEPTSEPEPTSEPEPTPEPEPNAEADYENLLVMGLSEETGYFPSHEYAPKFDFNPMDCTDIVIGTAKGSYHRVLDYYTRDRSTPRVDTFWGGHDDITAASGFEDNGVTTIMFRRKIKAKEPTDHSIVDDQMHVIWARGQEYEHYVHSPPAGISRGDFYRPDEIKYHGHGSQRGVASINFFEEKKIATYGGIQSLDNDKCGAQWKLPTDCSVANNTCDFAASWEYLGQTRGKDSVRFTIRTKMGKFWTGIGFSNDKKMSQTDAVIGWIDPRTNRPFLMDTWVTGYAAPRLDPRQDLSAVSGSVVDGVTVLSFVRKRDTGDTKDLPFTDNKCLYMMFVTHGGGFDAVNKRTSKHVEVPYVTDERVCIRPCGPELTIEEEEQSTEAAPGSRSYTLLLRVTGLADSFRPPAAGSADYDELARRVADSLAQELSRTKGYQGLAVNGFMQNETKAIIAELTLKSIDTNSIENTARSLDGELLDSSELQDGDLAKWERVVRDTLAAGTVGNLNVEFMAFQPVALSAAPPSEEPTVSKSLFGSAGRLWLVVGCLAALVALALLQAACTLARAAAPKTKDQLIPSSAWKDYTSANTNYAFEPFENDDKYNSTSTRSPPRPTSPPPPRPTSAHKMTPKPHKNGHNMTNNGHMTNNGHMTNNGHMTNNGHMTNRSRNANGRDVRDGPMSPREMAMSPREMAMSPREMAMSPREMGMSPREMAMSPREMAMNGHTMASNGYPTNGRSKTPNSSKKFSSSTPQYYHETRSLQRPRSHYGYNGGAGGGGGGAGGTGGAGNSRSLPRGEPQPDFYFMPSQRKHEDF
- the LOC112052001 gene encoding uncharacterized protein LOC112052001 isoform X1; the protein is MHSGPRCQFADECGEDNDCGLRGKCLDTNATEAPAKQCYCPLGFYGKGCNKKAPWKDKNINLAVYSKKQLSKEFALYWRVLKEEAEVEVIMMVNGTSYAALGWRPKGLKKECKNFPVLGPPVNMPNTPAPEPLPEPEPKSEPESAPEPKAEPEPTPEPKAEPEPSPEPKAVPEPAPEPKAEPEPAAEPKPEPQSTSPPDVINMTENDNRNKRVAMHTLDGFDFKNLGNDVTVKTSVSYKVSSSKGRKKRATSENEKPNVETSTILKSDNNDPVPEPETTPEPEPKLEPKPKHKTFKPKPKQMTELNDSPKIKTTSPPDPTSEPEPKPESAPQPNPEPEPTSEPEPTPEPKSEPEPEPSTKPEPSPEPKSEPESTSEPAPKVKSSPVPEAEPEPSSEPSPKPEPEPIPEPKSEPQPTSEPEPEPEPKPEPTSEPEPTSEPEPTPEPEPNAEADYENLLVMGLSEETGYFPSHEYAPKFDFNPMDCTDIVIGTAKGSYHRVLDYYTRDRSTPRVDTFWGGHDDITAASGFEDNGVTTIMFRRKIKAKEPTDHSIVDDQMHVIWARGQEYEHYVHSPPAGISRGDFYRPDEIKYHGHGSQRGVASINFFEEKKIATYGGIQSLDNDKCGAQWKLPTDCSVANNTCDFAASWEYLGQTRGKDSVRFTIRTKMGKFWTGIGFSNDKKMSQTDAVIGWIDPRTNRPFLMDTWVTGYAAPRLDPRQDLSAVSGSVVDGVTVLSFVRKRDTGDTKDLPFTDNKCLYMMFVTHGGGFDAVNKRTSKHVEVPYVTDERVCIRPCGPELTIEEEEQSTEAAPGSRSYTLLLRVTGLADSFRPPAAGSADYDELARRVADSLAQELSRTKGYQGLAVNGFMQNETKAIIAELTLKSIDTNSIENTARSLDGELLDSSELQDGDLAKWERVVRDTLAAGTVGNLNVEFMAFQPVALSAAPPSEEPTVSKSLFGSAGRLWLVVGCLAALVALALLQAACTLARAAAPKTKDQLIPSSAWKDYTSANTNYAFEPFENDDKYNSTSTRSPPRPTSPPPPRPTSAHKMTPKPHKNGHNMTNNGHMTNNGHMTNNGHMTNNGHMTNRSRNANGRDVRDGPMSPREMAMSPREMAMSPREMAMSPREMGMSPREMAMSPREMAMNGHTMASNGYPTNGRSKTPNSSKKFSSSTPQYYHETRSLQRPRSHYGYNGGAGGGGGGAGGTGGAGNSRSLPRGEPQPDFYFMPSQRKHEDF